A stretch of Lathyrus oleraceus cultivar Zhongwan6 chromosome 6, CAAS_Psat_ZW6_1.0, whole genome shotgun sequence DNA encodes these proteins:
- the LOC127092092 gene encoding protein IQ-DOMAIN 19 isoform X2, which produces MGKKGKWLKNFLTGKREKDKEKEKSTINQNFSNGPENPTTPISSSGSTKEKKRWSFRRSSATATPTVSKELNKSEAIASVTVQTVTDIQNIQNIQNEQRSHAMAVAVATAAAADAAVAAAQAAAVVIRLTSGSNESWRSIEEAAAVRIQCVFRSHLARKALRALRGLVKLQALIRGHLVRKQAKETLRCMQALVTAQARARAQRIRMASEGRPNPNQSTPRNVMENDLFRQIYNEMDRGLEDNIKIVEMDFCESKGNSTSRSSSVNHQYSTNGSYSYSKEENYKVSPAPSAVTEMSPKACSGHFEDCFSTAQSSPHYYSAISKKDDSSSDHTFSFPSMSYDYPLYPSYMANTESSKAKARSHSAPKQRPDTFERQLSRRRVSVEGRNVPRPVRMQRSSSHVGATAQNYQYPWSIKLDRSAVSLQDSECGSTSTMLTNTNYCRSLVAYDPDGDRN; this is translated from the exons ATGGGAAAAAAAGGTAAATGGCTTAAGAATTTCTTGACAGGGAAAAGAGAGAAAGATAAAGAGAAAGAGAAATCTACAATAAACCAGAATTTTTCTAATGGACCAGAAAATCCAACTACTCCAATTTCTAGTTCAGGTTCTACAAAGGAGAAAAAGAGATGGAGTTTTAGAAGATCGTCCGCAACGGCCACGCCCACGGTTTCTAAGGAGTTGAATAAATCTGAAGCTATTGCTTCAGTGACGGTACAAACTGTTACTGATATTCAGAATATTCAGAATATTCAGAATGAGCAGAGGAGTCATGCTATGGCTGTGGCTGTTGCTACTGCGGCGGCAGCTGATGCAGCAGTGGCTGCTGCACAGGCTGCAGCCGTTGTGATCCGATTGACTTCTGGTTCGAATGAGAGTTGGAGAAGTATCGAAGAGGCTGCTGCTGTTAGAATTCAATGCGTCTTTCGATCTCACTTG GCGAGAAAGGCATTGCGTGCTCTGAGAGGATTAGTGAAGTTGCAGGCACTGATAAGGGGTCATTTAGTGAGAAAACAGGCTAAGGAAACACTTAGATGTATGCAGGCTTTGGTGACAGCACAGGCTAGAGCTCGGGCTCAACGGATCCGAATGGCGTCGGAAGGAAGGCCTAATCCAAATCAATCAACTCCTAGAAATGTCATGGAAAATGACTTGTTCAGGCAAATATATAAT GAAATGGACAGAGGTTTGGAAGACAACATCAAGATTGTGGAAATGGACTTTTGTGAATCAAAAGGCAACTCTACAAGCAGAAGCAGCAGCGTAAATCATCAATATTCCACAAATGGTTCATATTCGTACTCAAAAGAAGAAAACTACAAAGTATCACCAGCTCCATCAGCTGTAACAGAAATGAGTCCAAAAGCATGCAGTGGCCATTTCGAAGATTGCTTCAGTACAGCACAAAGCAGCCCTCATTACTATTCTGCTATATCGAAAAAAGACGATTCATCTTCAGACCATACTTTTTCATTCCCTAGTATGTCCTATGATTACCCTTTGTATCCAAGTTACATGGCTAATACAGAATCATCCAAGGCTAAAGCTAGATCACACAGTGCACCAAAACAAAGGCCGGATACATTTGAGAGGCAACTGAGCCGACGGAGAGTTTCGGTCGAGGGAAGAAATGTACCTAGGCCAGTGAGGATGCAAAGGTCATCTTCACATGTTGGTGCCACTGCTCAGAATTACCAATATCCATGGTCAATTAAGCTTGATAGATCAGCGGTTTCGCTCCAAGACAGCGAGTGTGGCTCGACAAGTACAATGCTTACGAATACCAATTACTGCAGATCTCTTGTTGCATATGAT CCAGATGGAGATAGGAACTGA
- the LOC127092092 gene encoding protein IQ-DOMAIN 19 isoform X1: MGKKGKWLKNFLTGKREKDKEKEKSTINQNFSNGPENPTTPISSSGSTKEKKRWSFRRSSATATPTVSKELNKSEAIASVTVQTVTDIQNIQNIQNEQRSHAMAVAVATAAAADAAVAAAQAAAVVIRLTSGSNESWRSIEEAAAVRIQCVFRSHLARKALRALRGLVKLQALIRGHLVRKQAKETLRCMQALVTAQARARAQRIRMASEGRPNPNQSTPRNVMENDLFRQIYNEMDRGLEDNIKIVEMDFCESKGNSTSRSSSVNHQYSTNGSYSYSKEENYKVSPAPSAVTEMSPKACSGHFEDCFSTAQSSPHYYSAISKKDDSSSDHTFSFPSMSYDYPLYPSYMANTESSKAKARSHSAPKQRPDTFERQLSRRRVSVEGRNVPRPVRMQRSSSHVGATAQNYQYPWSIKLDRSAVSLQDSECGSTSTMLTNTNYCRSLVAYDVSSTTNYSHARWR; encoded by the exons ATGGGAAAAAAAGGTAAATGGCTTAAGAATTTCTTGACAGGGAAAAGAGAGAAAGATAAAGAGAAAGAGAAATCTACAATAAACCAGAATTTTTCTAATGGACCAGAAAATCCAACTACTCCAATTTCTAGTTCAGGTTCTACAAAGGAGAAAAAGAGATGGAGTTTTAGAAGATCGTCCGCAACGGCCACGCCCACGGTTTCTAAGGAGTTGAATAAATCTGAAGCTATTGCTTCAGTGACGGTACAAACTGTTACTGATATTCAGAATATTCAGAATATTCAGAATGAGCAGAGGAGTCATGCTATGGCTGTGGCTGTTGCTACTGCGGCGGCAGCTGATGCAGCAGTGGCTGCTGCACAGGCTGCAGCCGTTGTGATCCGATTGACTTCTGGTTCGAATGAGAGTTGGAGAAGTATCGAAGAGGCTGCTGCTGTTAGAATTCAATGCGTCTTTCGATCTCACTTG GCGAGAAAGGCATTGCGTGCTCTGAGAGGATTAGTGAAGTTGCAGGCACTGATAAGGGGTCATTTAGTGAGAAAACAGGCTAAGGAAACACTTAGATGTATGCAGGCTTTGGTGACAGCACAGGCTAGAGCTCGGGCTCAACGGATCCGAATGGCGTCGGAAGGAAGGCCTAATCCAAATCAATCAACTCCTAGAAATGTCATGGAAAATGACTTGTTCAGGCAAATATATAAT GAAATGGACAGAGGTTTGGAAGACAACATCAAGATTGTGGAAATGGACTTTTGTGAATCAAAAGGCAACTCTACAAGCAGAAGCAGCAGCGTAAATCATCAATATTCCACAAATGGTTCATATTCGTACTCAAAAGAAGAAAACTACAAAGTATCACCAGCTCCATCAGCTGTAACAGAAATGAGTCCAAAAGCATGCAGTGGCCATTTCGAAGATTGCTTCAGTACAGCACAAAGCAGCCCTCATTACTATTCTGCTATATCGAAAAAAGACGATTCATCTTCAGACCATACTTTTTCATTCCCTAGTATGTCCTATGATTACCCTTTGTATCCAAGTTACATGGCTAATACAGAATCATCCAAGGCTAAAGCTAGATCACACAGTGCACCAAAACAAAGGCCGGATACATTTGAGAGGCAACTGAGCCGACGGAGAGTTTCGGTCGAGGGAAGAAATGTACCTAGGCCAGTGAGGATGCAAAGGTCATCTTCACATGTTGGTGCCACTGCTCAGAATTACCAATATCCATGGTCAATTAAGCTTGATAGATCAGCGGTTTCGCTCCAAGACAGCGAGTGTGGCTCGACAAGTACAATGCTTACGAATACCAATTACTGCAGATCTCTTGTTGCATATGATGTGAGTAGTACTACCAACTATTCTCATG CCAGATGGAGATAG